AGCGCACCAAATTGAATGATGCTGTCGAGGCGGTTACGGAATTCCGGGGTGAACATTTTCTTGATCTCTTCCATCCCGTCGCTGCTGTGATCCTGGGTGGAGAACCCGATGGAGCGGCGGCTCATCAATTCGGCACCGGCATTGGTCGTCATGATAAGAATCACGTTGCGGAAGTCCGCCTTGCGGCCATTGTTGTCGGTCAGCGTGCCGTGATCCATTACCTGCAGCAGCAGGTTGAACACTTCCGGGTGGGCCTTTTCAATCTCGTCGAGCAGTACAACACTGTGCGGGTGCTTGGTGACTGCATCGGTGAGCAGGCCGCCCTGGTCGAAACCGACATACCCTGGCGGCGCGCCGATCAGGCGGGAAACCGTGTGGCGCTCCATATATTCGGACATGTCGAAGCGGATTAGCTCAATGCCCATTACCTGCGCCAGTTGACGGCACAGCTCGGTCTTGCCCACGCCGGTAGGACCGGCAAACAGGAAGGAACCGATGGGCTTCTCTTCCGCACCGAGACCAGCACGCGCCAGCTTGATCGACGTGCTGAGGGCTTCGATCGCGTTGTCCTGACCGAACACGACCATTTTGAGGTTTTCATCGAGCTTGGACAGCGCAGCCTTGTCGGAGGCCGACACGCTTTTCGCGGGAATTCGAGCCATTTTTGCCACAATGTTTTCGATCTCTGTGACTGAAATGGTGTCGGTACGCTGATCTGCGGGAAGCAGCGCCTGGTACGCCCCCGCCTCATCAATCACATCAATGGCCTTATCCGGCAGAAAGCGTTCGGTGATATGCCGATTGGCAAGGTGTGCAGCGGCCTCCAGGGCCGAATCCGTAAAACGGACCTTGTGGTGATCTTCAAAGCAGGTTTTAAGCCCCTGAAGGATCTGCACCGTCTCCTCTACCGAAGGCTCGTGCACATCGATCTTCTGGAAACGACGCGAAAGGGCGCGATCTTTTTCGAAAATTCCGCGATATTCATTGAACGTCGTGGAGCCTATACAGCGCAATTGGCCACTGGAAAGCAGCGGCTTGAGCAGATTGGAGGCATCCATCACACCACCGGATGCCGCCCCGGCACCAATAATGGTGTGGATTTCATCAATAAACAGTACCGCGTGTTCACGCTTTTTAAGCTCAGCGAGGAGCGCCTTGAAACGCTTCTCAAAGTCGCCACGGTACTTGGTACCCGCCAGCAGCGAGCCGAGATCCAGTGAATAGATGGTGCTTTCCCTGAGCGGCTCGGGGACCTCACCGTCCACAATGCGGCGTGCCAACCCCTCGGCGATTGCGGTTTTACCGACACCGGACTCACCAACCAGCAGCGGGTTGTTCTTACGGCGACGCGCCAGCACCTGGGTGACGCGCTCCACCTCCGGTGCGCGCCCCACCAGCGGGTCTATGCGGCCAAGAATGGCCTCCTGGTTCAGATTGGTCGCGTAGCTCTCCAGGGGATCGGAACCGCCGGGCTCAGCAGTACTGCCGAGATCTTCATCGACCTGTTCCGGTGATGGATCCGTGCTGTTGTGGGCATTGTTGCCACCTGAACTCACCCGCGAAATGCCGTGGGTGATGTAATTCACCACATCGATCCGGGCGACACTCTGCTGCTTAAGGTAGTAAACCGCCTGGCTTTCCTGTTCGCAGAAAATGGCCACCAGCACATTGGCTCCGGTGACTTCTTTTTTGCCGGACGACTGCACATGGAACACCGCACGCTGCAATACACGCTGGAAGCCCAGGGTGGGCTGGGTTTCACGCTCGCTGTCATTTTCCGGTATCAGGGGGGTGGTCGAGTCGACAAACTCGAGCAATTCGCGGCGCAGGGCACTGAGGTCGGCACCACAGGCATGTAAAACATCGGCCGCCGATTCATTGTCCAGCAGCGCCAGCAACAGGTGCTCCACGGTCATAAACTCATGGCGTTTCGCCCGTGCACCTTTGAACGCTAGATTCAGCGTTACTTCTAAATCCTTGCTGAGCATTTAAACCTCAAACCTTACTGGCCAATGTCATCCGGGTTGTAGTGAACAACACCCGGTATTCCTGATTTTTTGCCGGAACTCCGGCCGCCAAAGCCACACCTACGTCCATATAGGTGCCAGAACTGCTAACCTCAACCCTCCTCGCCATTTTCGTCTTCTTCGTCTGCCTCGATTTCACAAAGCAGTGGATGTTCGTTGTCCCGCGCAAACTGATTCACCTGCGCGGCCTTTGTTTCCGCTATATCTCGAGTATAGACACCACAGATGGCTTTTCCCTTAGTGTGCACCTGCAGCATCAACTGAGTGGCGCGTTCCCGGTTGACGTAGAAAAACAGTTCCAGAGCCTCTACGACAAACTCCATCGGGGTGTAGTCATCGTTCAGCATGACCACCTTGTACATCGGCGGACGCTTGAGGCGAGGTTTCGCTTCCGCCAGCGCGGTATCCCCTCCAGCGCCATGAAAATGGTAGTCATCACCATCTTCACCTTCGTTGGAGTGTAGTTTAATGATTTGTGATTTTCCCATAGCGCTAATCAATCAGAATTCAGGAATCAGTTCACAGTGCTGACGTATACACGGTTATATCCCGGTGCATTACAAGTACGAAATACCGGTGCCAGTCACTGCCGTGAAATAAATGAACGCGCATTGTAACCGTAAACGGCAACCGACACAGTCGCTCGAAGCCTACTCCCTTGACAAGGGCGAGCGTCTTGGCTACAAGAGGTATTAACCGCGCCAAGCGGTGAAAAGGCACTTGCTAAAAAGATCGTGCATATGATGTTGTA
This Microbulbifer sp. Q7 DNA region includes the following protein-coding sequences:
- the clpS gene encoding ATP-dependent Clp protease adapter ClpS, with the protein product MGKSQIIKLHSNEGEDGDDYHFHGAGGDTALAEAKPRLKRPPMYKVVMLNDDYTPMEFVVEALELFFYVNRERATQLMLQVHTKGKAICGVYTRDIAETKAAQVNQFARDNEHPLLCEIEADEEDENGEEG
- the clpA gene encoding ATP-dependent Clp protease ATP-binding subunit ClpA encodes the protein MLSKDLEVTLNLAFKGARAKRHEFMTVEHLLLALLDNESAADVLHACGADLSALRRELLEFVDSTTPLIPENDSERETQPTLGFQRVLQRAVFHVQSSGKKEVTGANVLVAIFCEQESQAVYYLKQQSVARIDVVNYITHGISRVSSGGNNAHNSTDPSPEQVDEDLGSTAEPGGSDPLESYATNLNQEAILGRIDPLVGRAPEVERVTQVLARRRKNNPLLVGESGVGKTAIAEGLARRIVDGEVPEPLRESTIYSLDLGSLLAGTKYRGDFEKRFKALLAELKKREHAVLFIDEIHTIIGAGAASGGVMDASNLLKPLLSSGQLRCIGSTTFNEYRGIFEKDRALSRRFQKIDVHEPSVEETVQILQGLKTCFEDHHKVRFTDSALEAAAHLANRHITERFLPDKAIDVIDEAGAYQALLPADQRTDTISVTEIENIVAKMARIPAKSVSASDKAALSKLDENLKMVVFGQDNAIEALSTSIKLARAGLGAEEKPIGSFLFAGPTGVGKTELCRQLAQVMGIELIRFDMSEYMERHTVSRLIGAPPGYVGFDQGGLLTDAVTKHPHSVVLLDEIEKAHPEVFNLLLQVMDHGTLTDNNGRKADFRNVILIMTTNAGAELMSRRSIGFSTQDHSSDGMEEIKKMFTPEFRNRLDSIIQFGALDIAVVKTVVDKFVVELQAQLDESRVTLEVDDEAREWLAVNGYDEKMGARPMARLIREKLRKPLAEAVLFGDLSEEGGRVEVTVENDQLKINTAVPVH